A window from Nitrospiraceae bacterium encodes these proteins:
- a CDS encoding radical SAM protein: protein MNSILYIFLPCKKVYPIGVTYLADFVHRRKPEVRQRIVDLSLFHDSQRLQAVRDAAAQFKPDLVCFSWRDIQIFSPHEGDSSLEHAFNFYFASNPLKRVVASFEGLKQLYRYYSHIRANLSYPWLIAKEFPKAQIMIGGGAFTAFADQLIEKLPEGTIGILGEGEDAILKVLDGQSLDGERYIVREGKTIRKGQQAAPALLDALTVDLPYLTSIFPQYRHYTDESIGVQTKRGCPYDCAFCLYPYIEGKRVRYRPPAMVVKDISQHYHQWGARRFWFTDAQFITGKESYPQCTEILERILAEKLEIEWSGYIRTSLITPELAKLMVRSGVGDLEVAITSGSQEVLNNLHMGFKLERLYDGCRYLAEAGFKGKVILNYSLNSPKETEDSLLQSVEAYKTVASILGEDRVFPLMFFLGIQPNTDLEHRLLEEGYLSAGYNPLMLTPNSIRKLLYNPAPLNKIIAKACLLAWERKRGSRDPRAWSGSLSQTAERSTNYADESLLKGIDGNSGRDALLSLEEIIRSRKSSSPSMASRENPAASSAR from the coding sequence ATGAATTCTATTCTATATATTTTCCTCCCCTGCAAGAAGGTCTACCCGATCGGGGTAACCTATCTGGCCGACTTCGTCCACCGGCGCAAGCCGGAGGTCCGTCAGCGCATCGTTGATCTTTCGTTGTTCCATGACTCGCAACGATTGCAGGCGGTTCGCGATGCGGCCGCTCAATTCAAGCCGGATCTCGTCTGTTTCTCTTGGCGAGACATTCAGATTTTCTCGCCTCACGAGGGGGACTCATCCCTAGAGCACGCCTTCAACTTTTACTTCGCCAGCAACCCGCTCAAACGTGTCGTCGCATCGTTCGAGGGATTGAAACAACTGTATCGCTACTACAGCCACATTCGAGCCAATCTCTCTTACCCCTGGTTGATCGCGAAGGAATTTCCGAAGGCACAGATCATGATCGGCGGTGGAGCCTTCACGGCCTTTGCCGACCAGTTGATTGAAAAGCTCCCGGAAGGCACCATCGGCATTCTCGGCGAGGGCGAGGATGCGATCCTCAAGGTTCTCGATGGCCAATCGTTGGATGGCGAGCGTTATATCGTGCGCGAGGGCAAAACAATTCGCAAAGGGCAACAGGCTGCCCCCGCGCTTCTGGATGCCCTCACTGTTGACCTTCCATACCTGACGTCGATTTTCCCCCAATACCGTCACTACACGGACGAATCGATCGGGGTGCAAACCAAACGCGGCTGCCCCTACGACTGTGCCTTCTGCCTCTATCCCTATATCGAAGGAAAACGGGTACGGTACCGCCCGCCCGCGATGGTCGTGAAAGATATTTCCCAACACTACCATCAGTGGGGTGCTCGTCGCTTTTGGTTCACCGACGCGCAGTTCATCACAGGGAAAGAATCGTATCCGCAGTGCACGGAAATCCTGGAGCGGATTCTCGCCGAAAAGCTGGAGATCGAATGGTCCGGCTACATCCGCACGTCGTTGATTACTCCGGAGCTGGCGAAGCTCATGGTTCGGTCCGGTGTCGGTGATTTGGAAGTCGCGATCACGTCGGGATCTCAAGAAGTACTGAACAATCTGCACATGGGTTTCAAACTTGAGCGACTGTACGACGGCTGCCGCTACCTCGCTGAAGCGGGGTTCAAGGGAAAAGTGATCCTGAACTATTCGCTGAACTCGCCGAAAGAAACCGAGGACAGCCTGCTGCAAAGCGTCGAAGCTTATAAAACCGTGGCGTCGATCCTCGGTGAAGACCGGGTGTTTCCCTTGATGTTCTTCCTCGGCATCCAACCCAATACGGATCTCGAACACCGGTTGTTGGAGGAAGGCTATCTATCGGCCGGGTATAATCCCTTGATGCTCACCCCAAACAGCATTCGAAAGCTTCTCTACAATCCGGCTCCGCTCAACAAGATCATCGCCAAGGCCTGTCTGTTGGCCTGGGAACGGAAGCGAGGCAGCCGGGACCCGCGCGCCTGGTCCGGTTCCTTGTCACAGACAGCTGAAAGGTCCACGAACTACGCCGATGAAAGTTTGCTGAAAGGCATCGATGGAAACTCCGGACGCGACGCGCTTCTGTCCCTCGAAGAAATTATCCGGTCGCGTAAATCTTCATCTCCATCAATGGCTTCACGAGAAAATCCTGCCGCGAGTTCCGCCCGTTAG
- a CDS encoding ATP-binding protein yields the protein MATKKPESVRTKALPKTVAAPSGSGSAEDFEKLGVFYLGRPYDLAVKRTKPGWLLYDSKDLVTHAVCVGMTGSGKTGLCIGLLEEAAIDGIPALIIDPKGDLADLLLTFPQLRGEDFAPWVNEDDARKKGLTPAEYAKRQAELWKKGLEDWGQSGERIQKLRDAADVVVYTPGSSAGIPVSILKSFAAPSHEILDDAEMLRERISTTVTSLLGLIGIDADPIKSREHILLSTILDRTWRTGQDLDLATLIQQIQSPPIKKVGVLDLDSFYPSKDRFALAMQLNNLLAAPGFQAWLEGEALDVGQMLHSPGGKPRLAIFSIAHLNDAERMFFVTMLLSQALGWMRAQSGTTSLRAILYMDEIFGYFPPVANPPSKQPLLTLLKQARAFGLGIVLATQNPVDLDYKGLANTGTWFIGRLQTERDKARVLEGLEGAAASSGKKFDKRGMEQVLAGLGNRVFLLNNVHEDAPELFQTRWTLSYLSGPLTRSQIKTLMDSIRHEALSVKREASETASSTPTASRLTPHSSRPVLPPDVPQEFVPVRGSQPGGSTLIYQPMLLGVSQVRVSDSKAGIDVTEDVTILAPITDGPVAVDWDHSIGTSIAVADLESSPMDGAQFGAVPAAASKAKNYETWNRDFSGWLFRTQKAELLKSPSTKEVSKPGEPERDFRVRLQQSGREQRDKQSESLRRKYAPKIAALQDRIRRAEQMVERQQAESRSSQVQAAISVGATILGAFLGRKAISATNIGKATTAIRGAGRAIKESQEVGQAQENVAALQRQLADLEVQFKSEADALSVATDPLNEKLETISLKPIKSNITVKLVALAWTPYWRDTKGTTTPAWV from the coding sequence ATGGCCACGAAGAAACCAGAGTCGGTGCGCACGAAGGCACTCCCAAAGACGGTCGCGGCTCCGTCGGGTAGTGGATCAGCCGAGGACTTCGAAAAGCTCGGCGTCTTCTATCTCGGCCGTCCTTATGATCTGGCTGTGAAGCGGACGAAACCAGGCTGGCTGCTCTACGACTCGAAGGATCTGGTCACTCACGCGGTCTGTGTAGGAATGACCGGGAGCGGAAAGACCGGCCTCTGTATCGGATTGCTGGAAGAAGCGGCCATCGACGGCATTCCTGCCTTGATCATTGATCCCAAGGGCGATCTTGCAGACTTGTTGTTGACCTTCCCGCAATTGCGCGGTGAAGACTTTGCCCCCTGGGTGAACGAGGACGATGCACGCAAGAAGGGATTGACTCCAGCTGAATACGCCAAGAGGCAGGCTGAACTGTGGAAGAAAGGCTTGGAGGATTGGGGACAGAGCGGCGAGCGGATTCAGAAGCTGCGCGACGCTGCCGATGTGGTCGTGTATACACCAGGCAGCAGCGCCGGTATTCCGGTGTCCATCCTCAAGTCGTTTGCCGCGCCGTCCCACGAAATTCTGGATGATGCCGAGATGCTGCGTGAACGGATCAGCACGACAGTTACGAGTCTGTTAGGTCTCATCGGCATCGATGCCGATCCCATTAAGAGTCGCGAGCACATTCTTCTCTCGACCATCCTCGACCGCACATGGAGGACAGGGCAGGATCTGGATCTCGCGACGCTGATTCAACAGATTCAGTCTCCGCCCATCAAGAAGGTCGGCGTGCTCGATCTCGACTCGTTTTACCCATCAAAAGACCGCTTTGCGTTGGCCATGCAATTAAACAATTTACTGGCGGCGCCGGGCTTTCAGGCCTGGCTTGAGGGCGAGGCGCTCGACGTTGGACAGATGCTGCATTCTCCGGGAGGGAAGCCGCGATTGGCGATTTTCTCGATCGCGCATTTGAACGACGCAGAACGGATGTTTTTTGTGACGATGCTCTTGAGCCAGGCCCTCGGCTGGATGCGCGCGCAGTCAGGCACAACAAGCTTGCGCGCGATTCTCTACATGGACGAGATCTTCGGCTACTTCCCGCCGGTCGCGAATCCGCCGTCGAAACAGCCGTTACTCACGTTGCTGAAACAAGCGCGGGCATTCGGGCTCGGCATCGTGTTGGCGACACAGAACCCGGTCGATCTGGATTATAAAGGATTGGCCAACACCGGAACGTGGTTCATAGGGCGATTGCAGACCGAGCGGGACAAAGCTCGAGTGCTTGAAGGATTGGAAGGAGCCGCGGCGAGTTCGGGAAAGAAGTTCGACAAGCGGGGGATGGAGCAGGTTTTAGCCGGACTGGGCAACCGAGTCTTTCTGCTGAACAATGTCCACGAAGATGCACCGGAACTTTTTCAGACGCGATGGACGCTGTCGTATCTCAGCGGGCCGCTGACGCGGTCTCAGATCAAGACGCTGATGGACTCAATCAGACATGAAGCGTTAAGCGTGAAACGTGAAGCGTCTGAGACAGCATCTTCCACTCCGACCGCATCACGCCTTACGCCTCACTCCTCACGCCCAGTGCTGCCACCGGATGTTCCGCAGGAGTTCGTGCCGGTTCGTGGCAGTCAGCCAGGCGGGAGCACCCTGATCTATCAGCCGATGTTGCTGGGGGTATCGCAGGTGCGGGTATCGGACAGCAAAGCTGGGATAGATGTTACTGAGGACGTCACGATTCTCGCGCCCATCACGGATGGCCCGGTCGCGGTTGATTGGGACCATTCCATTGGAACCAGTATTGCGGTGGCTGATCTGGAATCGTCGCCCATGGACGGCGCACAGTTCGGGGCTGTGCCTGCCGCTGCGAGCAAAGCCAAGAATTACGAGACCTGGAACAGGGATTTTTCCGGGTGGCTGTTTCGAACCCAAAAAGCCGAATTGCTTAAGAGCCCGAGCACGAAAGAAGTCTCGAAGCCCGGCGAACCTGAACGGGACTTCCGCGTGCGGTTACAGCAATCCGGTCGTGAGCAACGGGACAAGCAATCGGAAAGCCTGCGCCGGAAGTATGCACCGAAAATTGCAGCGCTCCAGGATCGCATCAGACGCGCCGAACAGATGGTCGAGCGGCAGCAGGCCGAGTCGCGATCGAGTCAGGTGCAAGCGGCGATCTCGGTCGGTGCCACAATCCTCGGGGCGTTCCTCGGCCGGAAGGCGATCAGCGCCACGAATATCGGCAAGGCGACGACGGCGATTCGGGGAGCGGGCCGCGCGATCAAAGAATCGCAAGAGGTTGGGCAGGCTCAGGAAAACGTAGCGGCGTTGCAACGCCAGCTCGCCGATTTGGAAGTCCAGTTCAAATCAGAAGCGGATGCACTGTCTGTCGCGACCGATCCGTTGAATGAGAAGCTCGAGACGATCTCGCTCAAACCCATCAAGTCAAACATTACTGTGAAGCTCGTGGCCCTAGCGTGGACACCGTATTGGCGTGACACGAAGGGTACAACAACACCTGCGTGGGTGTGA
- a CDS encoding DMT family protein produces the protein MHTIALLTISNIFMTVAWYGHLKYKDVPLWQAIVVSWLIASVEYCFQVPANRIGHYEFTAAQLKTIQEVITLIVFCAFSVLYLKEPLKWNYLAGFGLMVGAVFLIFKEW, from the coding sequence ATGCATACGATTGCCTTGCTGACTATTTCGAACATCTTCATGACTGTCGCGTGGTATGGCCATCTCAAGTACAAGGATGTGCCGTTGTGGCAGGCGATTGTGGTGAGCTGGTTGATCGCCTCCGTCGAGTATTGCTTCCAAGTACCGGCGAATCGGATCGGGCATTATGAATTTACGGCAGCCCAATTGAAAACCATTCAGGAAGTGATTACCCTCATCGTGTTTTGCGCCTTCTCGGTCCTGTATCTCAAAGAGCCGCTCAAGTGGAATTATCTGGCCGGCTTTGGCTTGATGGTCGGAGCCGTGTTTCTGATCTTTAAGGAGTGGTAA
- a CDS encoding class I SAM-dependent methyltransferase, with product MTQEQRQPLAPARTISTWTGSAREQAVQRMFTAIARVYDLNNTLLSFGLHHRWKKITASYVPIATAGRALDVGSGTADLAFLVEPRMGKEGLVIASDLNHAMLVEGLKKIAARKLTKRITCLEANAEQLGFPDQTFDVVTTGFCMRNVGNLMQAFTEIRRVLKPGGRFVCLEFSQPVRKWLLNLYDWYSFRLLPWIGTKVAHDTTGVYEYLPASIRTFPDQERLCQLLREAGFQQVEYRNLTGGIVAIHVAVK from the coding sequence GTGACGCAGGAACAGCGTCAGCCGTTGGCGCCCGCCCGCACGATCTCGACTTGGACCGGATCGGCACGTGAACAGGCCGTGCAACGGATGTTCACCGCCATTGCGCGAGTCTACGACCTGAACAACACACTCCTCAGCTTCGGACTCCACCACCGATGGAAAAAAATCACAGCGTCGTATGTACCGATTGCCACGGCTGGACGGGCCCTCGACGTCGGATCCGGCACGGCGGATCTCGCGTTTTTGGTTGAACCTCGGATGGGCAAGGAGGGATTGGTCATCGCCTCCGATTTGAACCATGCCATGCTCGTGGAAGGATTGAAAAAAATCGCCGCGCGCAAACTAACGAAGCGGATTACCTGTCTCGAGGCGAATGCAGAACAGTTGGGGTTTCCCGACCAGACGTTCGATGTCGTAACGACGGGCTTCTGCATGCGAAATGTCGGAAACCTGATGCAGGCATTCACCGAGATCCGACGAGTCTTGAAGCCGGGCGGCCGGTTCGTCTGTCTGGAATTTTCCCAACCGGTCCGGAAATGGCTGCTCAATCTCTATGACTGGTACTCTTTCCGACTCTTGCCCTGGATCGGCACGAAAGTCGCGCATGACACAACTGGAGTCTATGAATACTTGCCGGCATCGATTCGAACTTTTCCAGATCAGGAGCGACTGTGCCAGCTTCTTCGGGAGGCCGGCTTCCAGCAAGTCGAATATCGCAATTTGACCGGCGGGATCGTGGCGATTCATGTGGCAGTGAAGTAG
- a CDS encoding excinuclease ABC subunit UvrA has product MAVVVTPSFRLCQGDETGWYNPLLMSGSIIIKGAREHNLKNIDVTIPRDKLVVITGLSGSGKSSLAFDTIYAEGQRRYVESLSAYARQFLEQMGKPDVDSIEGLSPAISIEQKSTSHNPRSTVGTVTEIYDYLRLLFARVGRPYCFQCGEEITAQTVQQMVDAISALPEGSKFQVLAPIVRGRKGEYRKELLDMRRAGYVRARVDGQLVDLGDEIALDKQKKHTIEIVVDRLVMKAGDALMRRLADSVETSLKLAGGLVGVLREDGRVSLYSEKLACIKCGVSYPEITPRVFSFNSPHGACPACDGIGYVMTPGCQEEEDFTLLEPCEVCKGARLRPESLSVKLAKQSIAEVTQLSVRAAADFFLSLKLTDRELVIAHRILKEIRERLGFLVNVGLDYLTLDRAAATLSGGEGQRIRLATQIGSGLVGVLYILDEPSIGLHQRDNRRLLQTLLRLRDLGNTVVVVEHDAETMVVADHLLDMGPGAGSHGGQVIAQGTPKEVMANDNSLTGQYLRGVQMVSLPRRQRKPKGMLSIVGAKKHNLKGITAKIPLGLFTCVTGVSGSGKSTLVLEVLFHSLSQLLGRQQSAVSSQPTSRHASRITLNEGKTKSAHRRAAVLDGCKELLGVEALDKVIDIDQSPIGRTPRSNPATYTGLFSFIRDLYSNLPESRVRGYKPGRYSFNVKGGRCEACQGDGLIKIEMHFLPDVYVTCEVCKGQRYNRETLEIHHKGKSIADVLNLTVDEALEFFEHIPYIKRKLETLHDVGLHYVKLGQSATTLSGGEAQRVKLSRELSKRPTGRTLYIFDEPTTGLHFADVQRLLDVLDRLVDAGNTVLVIEHNLDVIKNADWILDLGPEGGDRGGEIVAEGPPKEIAKSKRSYTGQVLREAGVA; this is encoded by the coding sequence ATGGCAGTCGTGGTAACACCCAGTTTCCGCCTTTGTCAAGGCGATGAGACCGGATGGTATAATCCGCTTCTTATGTCCGGCTCGATCATTATCAAAGGCGCCCGCGAGCACAACCTCAAGAATATCGACGTGACGATTCCACGCGACAAGCTCGTTGTCATCACCGGCCTGAGCGGTTCGGGTAAATCTTCGCTTGCGTTCGACACCATCTATGCCGAAGGGCAACGTCGGTACGTCGAGTCTCTGTCGGCCTACGCGCGTCAATTTCTCGAGCAGATGGGGAAACCCGACGTCGATTCGATTGAAGGGCTTTCCCCCGCGATCTCGATCGAGCAGAAAAGCACCAGCCACAATCCCCGTTCCACGGTCGGTACCGTGACGGAGATTTACGACTACCTTCGGCTTCTCTTTGCGCGGGTTGGTCGCCCATATTGTTTCCAGTGCGGCGAGGAAATCACTGCGCAAACCGTCCAACAGATGGTCGATGCGATCAGTGCCCTACCGGAGGGGAGCAAGTTTCAAGTGCTCGCTCCGATCGTGCGTGGGCGGAAGGGCGAATATCGGAAAGAACTCCTGGACATGCGCCGGGCCGGCTATGTGCGAGCCAGAGTCGATGGTCAGTTGGTCGATCTGGGTGATGAGATCGCCCTTGATAAACAGAAGAAACATACGATCGAAATCGTGGTTGACCGATTGGTCATGAAAGCCGGCGATGCCCTCATGCGTCGGTTGGCCGATTCCGTGGAAACCTCGCTGAAATTGGCGGGAGGGTTGGTCGGTGTCTTGAGGGAAGACGGGAGGGTGTCCCTCTACAGCGAAAAACTCGCCTGCATCAAGTGCGGTGTCAGCTATCCGGAGATCACGCCCCGCGTGTTCTCCTTCAACAGTCCGCACGGTGCTTGCCCGGCCTGCGACGGGATCGGTTATGTCATGACGCCTGGATGCCAGGAGGAAGAAGATTTTACGTTGCTGGAGCCATGTGAGGTCTGCAAGGGTGCGAGGCTCAGGCCGGAAAGTCTGTCGGTCAAACTCGCGAAACAGTCGATTGCGGAAGTCACGCAACTCTCGGTTCGCGCCGCCGCAGATTTTTTTCTCTCGCTCAAGCTCACCGATCGCGAGTTGGTCATCGCGCATCGAATCCTCAAGGAAATTCGCGAGCGGCTCGGCTTTCTGGTCAATGTTGGTCTCGACTACCTGACCTTGGATCGTGCTGCGGCCACCTTGTCCGGCGGTGAAGGCCAGCGTATCCGGCTCGCGACCCAGATCGGGTCCGGTCTGGTCGGGGTGCTCTACATTCTCGATGAACCGTCGATCGGTCTGCATCAACGGGACAACCGACGCCTGCTGCAAACTCTTCTGCGGCTTCGCGACCTCGGCAATACGGTGGTTGTGGTCGAGCATGATGCGGAGACGATGGTGGTGGCGGATCATTTGTTGGACATGGGGCCCGGTGCGGGATCGCACGGAGGACAGGTCATTGCACAGGGGACGCCGAAAGAGGTGATGGCGAACGACAATTCCTTGACCGGCCAATATCTCAGAGGCGTCCAGATGGTCAGCCTGCCTCGTCGACAGCGCAAGCCGAAGGGGATGTTGTCGATCGTTGGGGCCAAGAAGCACAACCTGAAGGGCATCACAGCCAAGATTCCGCTGGGACTTTTCACCTGTGTGACCGGCGTGTCCGGTTCGGGCAAAAGTACGCTGGTGCTCGAAGTGCTGTTCCACTCACTCTCGCAGCTGCTGGGCAGACAGCAGTCAGCTGTCAGCTCTCAGCCTACCTCTCGTCACGCCTCGCGCATCACGCTTAACGAGGGAAAGACAAAGAGCGCACATAGGAGAGCGGCGGTGTTGGATGGTTGCAAAGAGTTGCTCGGTGTTGAGGCGCTCGACAAGGTGATCGATATCGATCAATCGCCGATCGGCCGGACGCCCCGTTCCAACCCGGCAACCTATACGGGTCTGTTCAGTTTCATTCGGGATCTCTATTCAAATCTGCCGGAGTCGCGCGTGCGGGGGTACAAGCCCGGCCGCTACAGTTTCAATGTGAAGGGCGGCCGCTGCGAAGCCTGCCAGGGCGACGGCCTCATCAAGATTGAGATGCATTTCCTGCCGGATGTCTATGTCACCTGCGAAGTCTGCAAAGGACAGCGATACAACCGCGAGACCCTAGAGATTCATCACAAAGGCAAAAGCATTGCCGATGTGCTGAACTTGACGGTCGATGAGGCACTGGAATTTTTCGAGCACATTCCCTACATCAAGCGGAAGCTCGAAACGCTGCACGACGTCGGCCTGCATTATGTAAAACTCGGCCAATCGGCGACCACGCTGTCGGGCGGTGAAGCGCAACGGGTCAAGCTCTCGCGCGAACTCTCGAAACGGCCCACCGGCAGGACTCTCTACATCTTCGACGAACCGACCACCGGTTTACATTTCGCAGACGTGCAGCGCTTGTTGGACGTCCTGGACCGCCTCGTGGACGCCGGCAATACCGTGCTCGTGATTGAGCACAATCTTGACGTGATCAAGAATGCCGATTGGATCCTTGATCTCGGACCGGAAGGCGGCGACCGAGGTGGGGAAATTGTGGCCGAAGGCCCCCCGAAAGAGATTGCAAAGTCCAAACGATCGTATACGGGACAGGTATTGAGAGAAGCTGGAGTCGCGTAG
- a CDS encoding universal stress protein, protein MYKTIYVPVDNSDHSNTAVDVGVHLAKTFGSKIVGSHVYAAKMHDKRFKQMEAGLPEEYHDEKELDRQRQIHDSLITRGLQIITDSYLDYVDKKCNEANLPVERRSLEGRNWKVLAEDINTNAYDLVIMGALGVGAVKDSVIGSNTERVVRRVRNSDMLIIKNTQPMTDGKIVVAVDGSPYSFGGLMTGLALGKAFNMPVEAISAFDPYFHYAAFHSISGVLNEEAGKVFRFKEQEKLHEEIIDSGLAKIYQSHLDISREIAQAEQSDIKTTLLDGKAFEKIIQYVRKDVPTLLIVGRIGVHSDEDMDIGSNTENLLRSAPCNVLVSNRKYVPPIDTQAEYTIAWTEEALRRMEKIPVFARGVAKTAIHRYAIEKGHTIISNTVVDAAVGHILPKGAMEAMRALGGSLDAAGIDRDKMQADDSVAKDLMGSTLSSMMTQVVEEKPKTSEATQAYLDRMSQNYFVCDGCGYIGKGETPVKCPVCGADGARFKQVDKSIFEAAAKAEGEIETDVAYDDIPMQWTKDAKESIRAVPAGFQRRRAKAKIEKSARKLGMTTITLEYAAPMIKEAADEDYQPIFANKGTGTSAEAEAKLTGINGNGTNGNGAHGNGNGNGVAEAPAPYTWTADAQARLERAPEGFMRDCTRALIQKHADKLGTTHITLEVANEGIEQAKGYMAEAMKTGNLKDMIANLTGKGSA, encoded by the coding sequence ATGTATAAGACGATCTACGTACCGGTCGACAATTCCGACCATTCCAACACCGCGGTGGATGTCGGTGTTCATCTCGCCAAAACCTTCGGCTCCAAAATCGTGGGCAGTCACGTCTATGCCGCCAAGATGCACGACAAACGCTTCAAACAGATGGAGGCGGGCCTGCCGGAGGAATATCATGACGAGAAAGAATTGGACCGGCAGCGGCAGATCCACGACTCGTTGATTACTCGTGGTCTTCAGATTATCACCGATTCCTACCTGGACTACGTCGACAAGAAATGTAACGAGGCCAACCTGCCGGTCGAACGCCGCTCGCTCGAAGGACGTAACTGGAAGGTGCTGGCCGAAGATATCAATACCAACGCCTACGACCTCGTCATCATGGGGGCCCTGGGAGTCGGGGCAGTGAAAGATAGCGTCATCGGCAGCAACACGGAGCGCGTCGTTCGTCGCGTCCGCAACTCCGATATGCTGATCATTAAGAACACGCAGCCGATGACCGATGGCAAGATTGTCGTGGCCGTCGACGGCAGCCCCTATTCCTTCGGTGGGCTGATGACCGGCCTTGCGCTCGGAAAGGCCTTTAATATGCCGGTCGAAGCCATTTCTGCCTTCGATCCTTACTTCCACTATGCAGCCTTCCACAGCATTTCCGGCGTCTTGAACGAGGAAGCGGGCAAGGTGTTCCGTTTCAAAGAACAGGAAAAGCTTCATGAGGAAATCATCGATAGCGGGCTCGCGAAGATCTACCAATCACATCTCGATATTTCCCGCGAGATCGCCCAAGCCGAGCAGAGCGACATCAAGACCACGTTACTCGACGGCAAGGCCTTCGAAAAGATCATCCAGTACGTCCGCAAGGATGTTCCCACCCTTTTGATCGTCGGCCGCATCGGCGTTCACAGCGATGAGGATATGGATATCGGCAGCAACACGGAGAATCTTCTTCGAAGCGCTCCCTGCAACGTTCTTGTCTCGAATCGGAAATACGTGCCGCCGATCGATACCCAAGCCGAGTACACGATCGCCTGGACAGAAGAAGCCTTGCGCCGGATGGAAAAGATTCCCGTGTTCGCGCGCGGCGTTGCCAAGACGGCAATTCACCGGTATGCCATCGAAAAGGGTCATACGATCATCAGTAATACGGTGGTCGATGCCGCCGTCGGCCATATCCTGCCGAAAGGCGCGATGGAGGCGATGCGTGCGCTGGGCGGCAGTCTTGACGCGGCCGGAATCGATCGCGACAAGATGCAAGCGGACGATTCCGTGGCGAAGGACCTGATGGGGTCGACGCTCAGCAGCATGATGACGCAAGTGGTCGAAGAAAAGCCCAAAACCTCGGAAGCCACGCAGGCCTATCTCGATCGCATGAGCCAAAATTACTTCGTCTGCGACGGCTGCGGGTACATCGGGAAGGGTGAAACGCCGGTCAAATGTCCCGTCTGCGGAGCCGACGGCGCACGGTTCAAACAAGTCGACAAAAGCATCTTCGAAGCGGCTGCCAAGGCGGAGGGCGAGATCGAAACCGACGTGGCGTATGACGATATCCCGATGCAATGGACAAAGGACGCCAAAGAATCGATTCGAGCCGTCCCGGCCGGCTTCCAACGTCGCCGCGCCAAGGCAAAGATTGAGAAGAGCGCTCGTAAGCTGGGGATGACAACGATCACGCTCGAATATGCCGCGCCGATGATCAAGGAAGCGGCGGACGAAGACTACCAGCCGATTTTCGCGAACAAGGGCACCGGTACGTCTGCAGAAGCGGAAGCCAAGCTCACCGGCATAAACGGAAACGGGACCAACGGGAACGGGGCCCACGGAAATGGCAACGGAAACGGAGTTGCTGAAGCACCGGCGCCCTATACCTGGACCGCCGACGCGCAGGCAAGGCTCGAACGGGCGCCGGAAGGATTCATGCGTGACTGTACGCGCGCTTTGATTCAGAAGCACGCGGATAAACTCGGCACGACTCATATCACGCTCGAAGTGGCAAACGAAGGCATCGAACAGGCGAAGGGCTACATGGCCGAAGCCATGAAGACCGGTAACCTGAAGGATATGATCGCCAACCTCACCGGAAAGGGAAGTGCCTAG